A stretch of Desulfomonilia bacterium DNA encodes these proteins:
- a CDS encoding rubrerythrin family protein: MDDVIKKAIHDAYTGESKASLRLKVFAEKADAEGYPQLAKLFRVISLSEEIHGKRALRLLKEVGSTEENLKQSFESESRVAEVAYDDFIKKAEESGDRASSLYFSQSRDVEEIHAKLYKEAMDHVMEDRETQYYVCEVCGYVSDGVLPDVCPICNATKDRFITFS, encoded by the coding sequence ATGGATGATGTTATAAAAAAGGCGATTCATGATGCATATACCGGCGAATCAAAGGCGTCCCTCAGGCTCAAGGTTTTTGCCGAAAAAGCTGATGCCGAGGGTTATCCACAGCTGGCCAAACTCTTCAGGGTTATATCATTATCCGAAGAAATTCACGGTAAACGCGCTTTAAGACTGCTGAAAGAGGTGGGAAGCACGGAAGAAAACCTCAAACAAAGCTTCGAAAGCGAAAGCAGAGTGGCCGAAGTGGCCTATGATGATTTCATAAAGAAGGCCGAAGAGTCAGGAGACAGGGCCTCATCACTCTATTTCAGCCAGTCCCGCGACGTGGAGGAAATCCACGCAAAACTATATAAAGAGGCTATGGACCATGTGATGGAAGATCGCGAAACCCAATATTATGTTTGCGAGGTTTGCGGATATGTTTCTGACGGCGTTCTTCCAGATGTATGTCCGATCTGTAATGCCACGAAAGATCGTTTCATAACCTTCAGCTGA